From the genome of Leishmania infantum JPCM5 genome chromosome 34, one region includes:
- a CDS encoding amastin-like protein, whose product MSHSFCRVGIAIYCILQLIAFIFILAGTLIDQFRVQNVDVLSNSPCLTIWGFKDKCISLKWSVLTKDLWKGCPQRLKRFNAAEALSIAAVLISALACLIGFVMLCCCRCLRWLCLILNILATLCGCAVTALMIDAFYNNHEEGLQHYNNSCYALRQNGSVIRPSAIVDGNPVATHYNYGAGFAIYIVGWGLCFINIFFLMLPC is encoded by the coding sequence ATGAGCCACTCTTTTTGCCGCGTCGGCATTGCCATCTACTGCATTCTACAGCTCATCGCCTTCATATTCATCCTTGCTGGAACCCTGATTGACCAATTCCGCGTACAGAACGTGGATGTACTCAGCAACAGCCCGTGCCTGACGATATGGGGCTTCAAGGACAAGTGCATCTCGCTCAAGTGGAGTGTCCTGACCAAGGACTTATGGAAGGGCTGCCCTCAGCGCCTGAAGCGCTTCAACGCGGCTGAGGCTCTGAGCATTGCTGCCGTCCTCATCAGTGCTCTGGCGTGCCTCATCGGATTTGTcatgctgtgctgctgccgctgcttgcgcTGGCTTTGCCTAATTCTGAACATTCTGGCCACCCTCTGTGGCTGTGCCGTCACCGCACTCATGATCGACGCCTTCTACAACAACCATGAGGAAGGCCTTCAGCATTACAACAACTCCTGCTACGCGCTCCGCCAGAACGGCTCCGTCATTCGTCCTTCGGCCATCGTAGATGGCAATCCAGTGGCCACTCATTACAATTACGGTGCCGGCTTTGCCATTTACATTGTTGGCTGGGGCCTCTGCTTCATCAACATCTTTTTTCTCATGCTGCCGTGCTAA